From the Neoarius graeffei isolate fNeoGra1 chromosome 1, fNeoGra1.pri, whole genome shotgun sequence genome, one window contains:
- the LOC132884939 gene encoding uncharacterized protein LOC132884939, with protein MYLFEEEEELSDFSINLIDIEEEGEHHSSPRHVSNRFALLSDAPTEKPERALVIGDSIIRHMKLAQPLGAPAALVRCIPGARAPDIAGNLRVLGKHRFSKIVIHAGANDIRLRQSEVTKSNFVEVFKLAKAMSDAVVCSGPIPMRHGDAAYSRLWLLNCWLSRWCSENSVGFIDNWANFEGTAGLLGRDGIHPTREGAALISCSIGHS; from the exons ATGTATTTGTTTGAGGAAGAGGAAGAATTGAGTGATTTTAGCAtcaatctgattgatattgaagaAGAAG gggagcaccactcctctccgcgtcacgtgtcgaacaggtttgctctccttagtgatgcacccactgagaaacctgaaagagctctggttataggggactctatcatacggcacatgaaattagctcagcctttaggggcaccagcagctttagtcaggtgtataccgggagccagggcgccggacatagcaggtaatcttagggtcctaggcaagcacaggttctcaaagatagttatccatgcaggagctaatgatatacgccttcgtcagtctgaggttactaagagtaactttgtagaggtgtttaaattagcgaaggcgatgtccgatgctgtagtatgctctggccccatcccaatgcggcatggcgatgcagcttacagcaggttatggttgctgaactgctggctgtccaggtggtgctctgaaaacagtgtgggctttatagataattgggctaattttgagggcactgctggcctgttagggcgggacggtatccatcccactcgggaaggtgctgctctcatttcctgcagcataggtcatagt